From a region of the Dehalococcoidia bacterium genome:
- the lepA gene encoding translation elongation factor 4: protein MDTRHIRNFCIIAHIDHGKSTLADRLLELTGTVDPRQMTAQYLDQMELERERGITIKGKAVRMLYRHPSGQEYQLNLIDTPGHVDFSYEVSRALAACEGAILVVDASQGIQAQTIANAYLAIANDLVLIPVVNKIDLPTAEPQRVAQEMVQTFGFRPEEVLFISAKEGTGVPRLLEAVVERIPPPRGDATAPLRALIFDSRYDPYKGVVAAVRIVDGSVRVGERLLLMSTGGLGEAVEVGVFRPHPVPTGRLLTGEVGYIATGLKQVRECRVGDTITLAAAPAAAPLPGYRHLKPMVFASLYPAEGESYEALRSALEKLQLNDAALQFEPETSPALGPGFRCGFLGLLHMEIVQERLEREYGVDLVITAPSVAYQVLLTNGQEVMVENPADLPPAGQVREIREPWVEITVITPSRFVGAVMDLVRERRGVFRKMDYISPATSQTPAETPAYDARVLLEYDLPLAELLTDFYDRLKSSTQGYASLDYTFLGYRAGPLVRLDILLNNKPVEALSFIVHRDKAYEQGRALVERLRHLIPRQLFEVAVQAAIGSRVIARETIRPLRKNVLAKCYGGDVTRKRKLLEKQAEGKKRLKRIGQVEVPQEAFLALLKRGKEG, encoded by the coding sequence ATGGACACCCGCCACATCCGCAACTTTTGTATCATCGCCCATATTGACCACGGCAAGTCCACCTTGGCCGACCGCCTCCTGGAACTGACGGGCACGGTGGACCCCCGTCAGATGACCGCCCAATACCTGGATCAAATGGAGTTGGAGCGGGAGCGGGGCATCACCATCAAGGGGAAGGCGGTGCGCATGCTGTATCGCCACCCCAGCGGGCAGGAATACCAGTTGAACCTCATTGACACCCCTGGGCATGTGGACTTCAGTTACGAGGTGAGCCGAGCCCTGGCGGCGTGTGAGGGTGCCATCCTGGTGGTAGACGCCTCCCAAGGGATACAGGCCCAGACCATAGCCAACGCGTATCTGGCCATCGCCAACGACCTGGTGCTCATTCCCGTGGTCAACAAGATCGATCTGCCCACCGCCGAGCCTCAACGGGTGGCCCAGGAAATGGTGCAGACCTTCGGCTTCCGCCCAGAGGAGGTGCTGTTCATCTCTGCCAAAGAGGGCACGGGCGTCCCGCGCCTGTTAGAAGCCGTGGTGGAGCGCATTCCCCCTCCCCGTGGGGATGCGACCGCGCCCCTGCGTGCCCTCATTTTTGACAGCCGTTACGACCCTTATAAGGGCGTGGTGGCAGCGGTGCGCATTGTGGACGGCTCGGTGCGGGTGGGGGAGCGCCTGCTCCTCATGTCCACGGGTGGACTGGGGGAGGCGGTGGAGGTGGGCGTCTTTCGCCCTCACCCCGTGCCCACGGGCCGACTCCTCACGGGCGAAGTGGGCTACATCGCCACGGGCCTCAAGCAGGTGCGGGAGTGTCGGGTGGGGGATACCATCACCCTCGCCGCGGCTCCTGCTGCTGCCCCCCTCCCCGGCTATCGGCACCTGAAGCCTATGGTGTTCGCCAGCCTGTATCCCGCCGAGGGGGAATCCTACGAAGCCCTGCGCAGCGCTTTGGAGAAATTGCAACTCAACGACGCGGCGCTGCAGTTTGAACCCGAGACCTCCCCCGCTTTAGGCCCCGGCTTCCGCTGTGGGTTCCTGGGCCTGCTTCATATGGAAATCGTGCAGGAGCGCCTGGAGCGGGAGTATGGGGTAGATTTGGTCATCACTGCTCCCAGCGTCGCCTACCAGGTGCTCCTCACCAATGGCCAAGAGGTCATGGTGGAGAACCCCGCCGATTTGCCCCCAGCAGGACAGGTGCGCGAGATACGGGAGCCGTGGGTGGAGATTACGGTGATTACCCCGTCCCGTTTTGTGGGGGCGGTGATGGACCTGGTGCGGGAGCGCAGGGGGGTGTTCCGCAAGATGGACTACATCTCGCCCGCCACCAGTCAGACGCCTGCCGAAACCCCCGCCTACGACGCCCGGGTGCTCCTGGAATACGACCTGCCTCTGGCGGAATTGCTGACGGATTTCTACGACCGCTTGAAGTCCTCTACTCAGGGGTATGCCTCCCTGGATTACACCTTTCTGGGGTATCGGGCGGGGCCGTTGGTCCGCTTGGACATCTTGCTCAACAACAAGCCCGTGGAGGCGCTCTCCTTCATTGTGCACCGGGATAAAGCCTATGAGCAGGGGCGTGCCCTGGTGGAGCGCTTGCGCCATCTCATCCCCCGCCAGTTGTTTGAGGTAGCGGTACAGGCGGCTATCGGGAGCCGGGTCATCGCCCGGGAGACCATTCGCCCCCTGCGCAAGAATGTGCTGGCCAAATGCTACGGGGGAGATGTAACCCGCAAGCGCAAACTGCTGGAGAAACAGGCCGAGGGGAAGAAGCGCCTTAAGCGCATTGGACAAGTGGAGGTGCCCCAGGAGGCGTTCCTGGCCCTGCTGAAGCGGGGGAAGGAGGGGTAG
- a CDS encoding molybdopterin molybdotransferase MoeA, translating to MQTHLHREPMLSVEEAQERILAHFAPLSAVEVPLDEGLGLVLAEDVRSPLDVPPWDNAAMDGYAVRWEDIRGASPSTPRLLRVVGMVAAGQMPSSAVLPGTAVRIMTGAPIPPGADTVVPFEETDEEHRRRVGRGLEHISILGEVPQGAHIRPRAGDIRRDEIVLPRGTVLGPAQIGVLASLGRATVRVVRRPVVAVLSTGDELLAPGEPLQPGKIYDINSHSVGAAVRQAGGIPLLLGIAQDDLEDVRRKVQEGLQADFLLTSAGVSKGDYDIVKDVLAQQGRVEFWTVRMRPGKPMAFGWFLTPDGRRVPHLGLPGNPVSALVVFELFCRPAIFRMLGRKDYHRPVVQATLDGRIVNSDGRRVYARVVVERRGEGWVARPAGPQASHILTALARANGLAICPEDVPVLETGARVQVILLDGPVEVAR from the coding sequence ATGCAGACTCATCTTCATCGTGAGCCGATGCTGTCTGTGGAGGAGGCCCAGGAGCGTATCCTGGCGCACTTTGCCCCCCTGTCCGCTGTAGAGGTGCCTTTGGATGAGGGGTTGGGGCTGGTGTTGGCAGAGGATGTGCGCTCCCCTCTGGATGTGCCCCCCTGGGACAACGCGGCCATGGACGGATATGCCGTGCGCTGGGAGGATATCCGCGGGGCAAGTCCTTCCACCCCCCGCTTGTTGCGCGTGGTGGGGATGGTGGCGGCGGGGCAGATGCCCTCCTCGGCTGTCTTGCCCGGCACAGCCGTTCGCATTATGACGGGTGCCCCCATACCCCCCGGCGCTGATACGGTGGTGCCCTTTGAGGAGACCGATGAGGAGCACCGTCGGCGTGTAGGGCGTGGCCTGGAACACATCTCCATCCTCGGGGAGGTGCCACAAGGTGCTCACATTCGCCCCCGAGCGGGAGACATTCGCCGTGACGAGATAGTTCTCCCCCGGGGGACGGTGTTGGGGCCAGCCCAGATAGGTGTCCTGGCGTCGCTGGGGAGGGCGACGGTGCGGGTGGTCCGACGGCCGGTGGTGGCTGTGCTCTCCACGGGGGATGAACTGCTGGCACCCGGTGAGCCTCTGCAGCCGGGGAAAATTTACGATATCAATTCTCACAGCGTGGGGGCGGCCGTGCGCCAGGCGGGAGGCATCCCCCTGCTCCTGGGCATCGCCCAGGACGACCTGGAGGATGTGCGCCGAAAGGTGCAGGAGGGGCTCCAAGCGGACTTCCTGCTCACCTCGGCGGGGGTGTCTAAAGGCGATTACGATATCGTCAAGGATGTGCTGGCCCAGCAGGGGCGGGTGGAGTTCTGGACAGTGCGGATGCGCCCGGGGAAGCCCATGGCCTTCGGGTGGTTCCTTACTCCTGACGGGCGACGAGTGCCCCACCTGGGCCTGCCGGGGAACCCGGTGAGCGCGTTGGTGGTGTTTGAACTGTTTTGTCGGCCGGCCATCTTCCGCATGCTAGGGCGGAAGGATTACCACCGCCCCGTAGTGCAGGCCACTTTGGACGGGCGTATTGTCAACAGCGATGGGCGGCGTGTCTACGCTCGGGTGGTGGTGGAGCGAAGGGGGGAGGGATGGGTAGCGCGCCCCGCTGGGCCCCAGGCTTCCCATATCCTCACGGCTTTGGCACGGGCCAACGGCTTGGCCATCTGCCCCGAGGATGTCCCCGTTCTGGAGACGGGGGCGCGGGTGCAGGTCATACTCCTCGACGGACCTGTGGAGGTGGCTCGGTGA
- a CDS encoding ABC transporter substrate-binding protein, which yields MHRVHRLLLIVGLVFLLTAVGCARAAPTPTPTPPPPPTPTPRPATPTPAPVATPTPTLPMVLPTPTPLPTPRPTPTPGEAARYGGTLLVALPANPPHLDPRQETTFATIQPAAPVFNTLLQLDPFQYPRIIPDLAERWESSPDGTTFTFYLRRGVKFHNGKELTSEDIKDTFDKVINPPSGFLSPRLTVYKPVIKEIATPDPYTIVFRLNYPSGSFLLNIASPWNTIPPKEQPPADTRLKPIGTGPFIFERFIPGQLVEVKKNPNYFIPGRPYLDSIRYLVIVDLAARAAAIRTGRAHIEFRDMPPTVKDDIVRSLGDRVVVQETDWSCLWDTAAQTQRAPFSDKRVRLALNYAIDHRLGAQVLYPITGLRPPGTMIRFGSEWSPTWEELEKFPSWEPDAAARKERARQLLREAGVPEGFTFELKNRDIPNPYHDYANFLIDQWRQVGLVARHRILETTPHRTDARTGNFDLIIIFNCDAYDDPDRFYGARMPGSPDNYSFWTAEAFPDVVELFDRQSRTLDYTERVKLVKALEQKFWEHALYIKGYWGTRRVVHWKTVRNYIAPPNHYSNQRLQDVWLAAD from the coding sequence ATGCATCGGGTGCATCGCCTCCTCCTGATTGTAGGTCTTGTCTTCCTGCTGACGGCGGTGGGCTGTGCCCGTGCGGCGCCCACACCCACTCCCACGCCTCCGCCGCCTCCGACCCCCACCCCGCGCCCCGCTACCCCGACCCCGGCCCCCGTCGCCACACCTACCCCCACCCTCCCCATGGTTCTCCCGACCCCCACCCCCTTGCCCACCCCACGCCCCACGCCCACGCCTGGGGAGGCCGCTCGCTACGGGGGCACCTTACTGGTTGCCTTACCGGCTAACCCGCCCCACCTCGACCCCCGTCAGGAGACCACCTTCGCTACCATTCAGCCGGCCGCACCTGTGTTCAACACCCTCCTACAGTTGGACCCCTTCCAATACCCGCGCATTATCCCTGACCTGGCAGAGCGCTGGGAATCCTCCCCCGATGGCACCACCTTTACCTTCTATCTGCGCCGAGGCGTGAAGTTCCACAACGGGAAGGAACTGACCTCCGAGGACATCAAGGACACCTTTGACAAGGTCATCAACCCTCCCTCGGGCTTCCTGAGCCCGCGCCTCACGGTGTACAAGCCTGTCATCAAGGAGATTGCCACTCCGGATCCTTATACCATCGTCTTTCGTCTCAACTATCCCTCTGGCTCCTTCCTTTTGAACATCGCCTCGCCGTGGAACACCATCCCACCCAAAGAGCAACCCCCGGCCGACACGCGCTTGAAGCCCATCGGCACGGGCCCCTTCATCTTTGAGCGCTTCATCCCCGGCCAGTTGGTGGAGGTGAAGAAAAACCCCAACTACTTCATCCCCGGACGGCCCTATCTGGATAGCATCCGCTACTTGGTGATTGTGGACCTGGCAGCGCGGGCGGCCGCCATCCGCACGGGGCGGGCCCACATCGAGTTCCGCGACATGCCCCCCACCGTGAAGGATGACATTGTGCGGAGCCTGGGGGATCGGGTGGTGGTGCAGGAGACCGACTGGTCCTGCCTGTGGGACACCGCCGCCCAGACCCAGCGTGCCCCCTTCAGCGATAAGCGCGTCCGCCTCGCCCTCAACTATGCCATAGACCACCGTTTGGGTGCCCAGGTGCTCTACCCCATCACGGGTCTGCGTCCACCGGGCACTATGATCCGCTTCGGCTCCGAATGGTCGCCCACCTGGGAGGAGCTGGAGAAGTTCCCCTCCTGGGAGCCCGATGCGGCCGCCCGCAAGGAGCGGGCACGGCAACTCCTACGGGAGGCGGGCGTCCCCGAGGGCTTCACCTTCGAACTCAAGAACCGCGACATCCCCAACCCTTATCACGACTACGCTAACTTCCTTATTGACCAGTGGCGCCAGGTGGGGCTGGTGGCACGCCACCGCATCCTGGAGACGACCCCCCACCGCACCGATGCCCGCACCGGGAACTTTGACCTTATTATCATCTTCAACTGCGATGCCTACGACGACCCCGACCGCTTCTACGGTGCCCGCATGCCAGGTAGCCCTGACAACTACTCCTTCTGGACGGCCGAAGCCTTCCCCGATGTCGTGGAGCTGTTTGACCGGCAGTCCCGCACCCTGGACTACACCGAGCGGGTGAAGTTGGTGAAGGCCTTGGAGCAGAAGTTCTGGGAGCACGCCCTCTACATCAAGGGCTACTGGGGCACGCGGCGGGTGGTGCACTGGAAGACGGTGCGCAACTACATCGCCCCGCCCAACCACTACTCCAACCAGCGCTTGCAGGATGTGTGGCTGGCCGCCGACTAA
- a CDS encoding ABC transporter permease has protein sequence MRSTAEMTRPLEWRARIGFWKGVGRFFRTKPLGAAGAVVILLMGVTALFADLIAPYDPYQTNYAHQLAPPGGQFLLGTDQMGRDLLSRLIHGSRVALLVGFSAAFIGSTIGALLGVVSAYFGKTFDLVVQRFIDILSAFPLLILAIAVVAMLGRSTPNLIIAIAIPIVPLAARVVRSTALAIKEFQYIEAARALGATSARIILRHMLPNTMAPYLIILTAHLGQAILVEASLSFLGIGTAEPTPSWGLMMSGAATRFVERAPWMVIFPGLAISLAVFAFNLLGDSLRDVLDPRLRRGV, from the coding sequence ATGCGCAGCACCGCTGAAATGACCCGCCCGTTGGAGTGGCGCGCCCGCATAGGTTTCTGGAAGGGTGTGGGGCGCTTCTTCCGCACCAAGCCCCTGGGGGCGGCCGGAGCCGTTGTCATCCTTCTCATGGGTGTGACCGCCCTGTTCGCCGACCTCATCGCCCCCTATGACCCCTATCAGACCAACTATGCCCACCAACTCGCTCCCCCTGGTGGGCAGTTCCTCCTGGGCACCGATCAGATGGGGCGCGACCTGTTGAGCCGCCTCATCCACGGCTCCCGTGTGGCCCTGTTGGTGGGCTTCTCGGCAGCCTTCATTGGCTCTACCATCGGTGCCCTGCTGGGCGTGGTGAGCGCCTACTTCGGCAAAACCTTTGACCTGGTCGTGCAACGCTTCATCGACATCCTCTCCGCCTTCCCCCTTTTGATTTTGGCCATCGCTGTGGTGGCCATGCTGGGGCGCTCCACCCCCAACCTTATCATCGCCATCGCCATCCCTATCGTGCCGTTAGCGGCGCGGGTAGTGCGTTCCACCGCCCTGGCCATCAAGGAATTCCAGTACATTGAGGCTGCCCGTGCCCTGGGGGCGACTTCTGCGCGCATCATCCTGCGCCATATGCTCCCCAACACCATGGCCCCCTACCTTATCATCCTCACCGCCCACTTGGGGCAGGCCATCCTGGTGGAGGCGTCCCTCAGTTTCCTGGGCATCGGCACCGCCGAACCCACCCCCTCCTGGGGGTTGATGATGTCGGGTGCGGCCACTCGCTTTGTGGAACGCGCCCCGTGGATGGTCATCTTCCCCGGCTTGGCTATTAGCCTGGCCGTGTTCGCCTTCAACCTGCTGGGCGACTCCCTGCGGGACGTGCTGGACCCCCGCCTGCGGCGGGGTGTCTAA
- a CDS encoding DUF255 domain-containing protein, which translates to MQTFRFSPRPNRAHEIQWRPWGETAFQEAQREDKPVLLAISAVWCHWCHVMDETSYSDAEAIRLINSHYIPIRVDNDQHPEVNQRYNMGGWPTTAFLTPEGDIIAGGTYIPPHQFKEVLVRVATLYRQQKASVYRTAQEMRTRRMERIRRVQAGTPLSFQVVDSVVRAVTGLYDPFFGGFGSQPKFPMTDAQHLLLDQYAQTRDPLFLRMVVKTLDSMSQGALWDKVEGGFFRYSTRRDWSEPHYEKMAEDQASLLRLYLRAWKVTRQPLYREIAEGIIGYVNKRLHSPDLGVFWGSQDADEAYYALDATGRARTLPPFVDRTVYTNWNGQMVIAYVEASDLLGQTSLRQQAVRALDFLWNNLWSEADKALFHCWAEGKPFVDGTLTDYAWLTLALAEAYRRTGTPAMLERAQTLAHTMLERFWDSHSGGLWDVGPGVAPLGYLQLKEKSLTDNTVAAEALRLLSTITGQSTHASRAHDTLTAFVQVAQDYGEHAAAYARAVLRHLFPPLEVNIVGPSQASETHALLDAAFALPYPCVEPLLLDTSDPHALASRGFVLGTKPQAYVCLQGACLPPIDDPAHLTQAVEQFLTLRGQNS; encoded by the coding sequence ATGCAGACCTTCCGGTTCTCGCCCCGCCCCAATCGTGCCCATGAAATTCAATGGCGTCCGTGGGGGGAGACAGCCTTCCAGGAGGCCCAAAGGGAAGACAAGCCTGTTCTCCTAGCCATCTCTGCCGTCTGGTGCCACTGGTGCCATGTGATGGACGAGACCTCCTACTCGGACGCCGAGGCCATCCGCCTCATCAACAGCCATTACATCCCCATTCGCGTGGACAACGACCAGCACCCGGAGGTCAACCAGCGCTACAACATGGGCGGGTGGCCCACCACCGCCTTCCTTACCCCTGAGGGGGACATCATCGCCGGGGGCACCTACATCCCCCCTCACCAGTTCAAGGAGGTTCTGGTGCGGGTCGCCACTCTCTACCGTCAGCAAAAGGCCAGCGTTTACCGCACTGCCCAGGAGATGCGCACCCGCCGCATGGAACGGATCCGCCGTGTCCAGGCGGGCACACCCCTCTCGTTCCAGGTGGTGGATAGTGTTGTGCGGGCCGTTACCGGCCTGTATGACCCCTTTTTTGGAGGGTTCGGCTCCCAACCCAAGTTCCCTATGACCGACGCCCAGCACCTCCTCCTCGACCAGTACGCCCAGACGCGCGACCCCCTCTTCCTGCGGATGGTGGTCAAGACCTTGGACAGCATGTCGCAAGGCGCCCTGTGGGACAAGGTGGAGGGGGGCTTCTTCCGTTACAGCACCCGCCGGGACTGGTCGGAGCCCCATTACGAAAAGATGGCCGAAGACCAGGCCAGCCTGTTGCGCCTCTACCTGCGCGCCTGGAAGGTAACAAGGCAACCCCTGTATCGGGAGATCGCTGAGGGCATCATCGGGTATGTGAACAAGCGGTTGCACAGCCCCGACCTGGGCGTGTTTTGGGGCAGTCAGGATGCCGATGAAGCCTACTACGCCCTGGACGCCACCGGCCGGGCTCGCACCCTTCCGCCTTTTGTGGACCGCACCGTTTATACCAACTGGAACGGCCAGATGGTCATCGCCTACGTGGAGGCCAGCGACCTTTTGGGGCAGACTTCCCTGCGCCAGCAAGCTGTGCGCGCCCTGGACTTCCTCTGGAACAACCTCTGGTCAGAGGCGGACAAAGCCCTGTTCCATTGCTGGGCGGAGGGGAAACCCTTCGTGGACGGCACCCTCACCGACTACGCCTGGCTGACCCTCGCCCTGGCTGAAGCCTATCGTCGCACGGGCACTCCCGCTATGCTGGAGCGCGCCCAAACCCTCGCTCACACGATGCTGGAGCGCTTCTGGGATTCCCACAGCGGGGGCTTGTGGGATGTGGGGCCGGGCGTTGCCCCCCTCGGCTACCTCCAACTCAAGGAGAAGTCCCTCACCGACAATACCGTCGCCGCCGAGGCTTTACGCCTCCTCTCCACTATAACGGGACAGAGCACCCACGCCTCCCGTGCCCACGACACCCTCACCGCCTTCGTGCAGGTCGCCCAGGACTATGGCGAACACGCCGCCGCCTACGCACGGGCCGTCCTGCGCCACCTCTTCCCTCCTCTAGAGGTGAACATCGTCGGCCCCTCCCAGGCATCCGAGACCCACGCCCTGCTGGATGCCGCCTTCGCCCTCCCTTATCCGTGCGTAGAGCCTCTCTTGCTGGATACCAGCGATCCCCACGCCCTGGCCAGCAGAGGCTTTGTCCTGGGCACCAAACCCCAAGCCTATGTATGCCTGCAGGGGGCCTGTCTCCCGCCGATAGACGACCCCGCTCACCTGACGCAAGCTGTGGAGCAGTTCCTGACCTTGCGCGGACAGAATTCTTAA
- a CDS encoding DinB family protein has product MPSLPPDLQADMEQALQAVLRNLEGLDYALDWRENPQEWSARDIVDHLLGTESSGILYHLRRALRGEPLIPNPGRLSRSPERRRMDIRALRQALEDTYREAVRLLREASPEQVTRPVPIHRPQGIEMIDALGVVRRFFIAHWHDHARQLASVRERLGIVVEE; this is encoded by the coding sequence ATGCCTAGCTTGCCTCCCGACCTTCAGGCGGACATGGAGCAGGCCCTCCAAGCTGTCCTGCGCAACCTGGAGGGCCTGGACTACGCCCTGGACTGGCGGGAAAACCCGCAAGAATGGAGCGCCCGGGATATTGTGGACCACCTCCTGGGCACCGAGAGCAGCGGAATCCTCTACCATCTGCGGAGGGCACTGCGGGGGGAACCCCTTATCCCCAATCCCGGCCGCCTCTCCCGCTCCCCTGAACGACGGCGCATGGACATCCGCGCCCTGCGGCAGGCTTTGGAAGATACCTATAGAGAGGCGGTGCGCCTCTTGCGGGAGGCGTCACCCGAGCAGGTAACCCGCCCCGTGCCCATCCACCGTCCCCAGGGCATCGAAATGATCGACGCCCTGGGGGTGGTGCGCAGGTTTTTCATCGCCCACTGGCACGACCACGCCCGCCAACTGGCCTCTGTGCGGGAGCGCCTGGGCATCGTGGTAGAGGAGTAA
- the aspS gene encoding aspartate--tRNA ligase: MLKDTQCGSLTLDHVGQRVTLAGWVHRRRDHGGIIFLDLRDRSGIVQVVFNPADAPDAYRTADSVRNEWVVQVVGTVERRPFGTENPAIPTGQVEVRATACRVLNPSRPPPFYINEDTEVDETLRLRYRYLYLRRQRLQRNLELRHRVVKFIRDWLTARGFWEIETPILTKSTPEGARDYLVPSRLYPGHFYALPQSPQQLKQLLMVAGIERYFQIARCFRDEDLRADRQPEFTQLDLEMSFVDEDDILNLMEELFTDLVEQVTPHKRLRKPFPRLTYAEAMATYGSDKPDLRYGLKLADLTPIAAQSQFEVFRKVIQRGGVVKGFAAPGCADYSRRQLEELTDLAKSKGAQGLVTFALGQRGTSLDALSEEQVRSAVARYFTLDQIKTMARQAGAQPGDLLLVVAGEVATTHAVLSALRQEMATRLGLADPDTIVFAFITQFPLFEWNAEESRWESAHHPFTAPREEDLPFLETDPGRVRSKAYDIVCNGYEIASGSIRIHDRQVQERIFRILGYTPEEAQKRFGHLLEAFEYGAPPHGGIAPGIDRIVMILANEPSLREVIAFPKTQSAQDLLLGAPAEVSERQLRELHLAVLREGSTTHLPPR; this comes from the coding sequence ATGCTCAAGGATACCCAGTGTGGTAGCCTCACCCTAGACCACGTGGGACAGCGAGTGACCCTAGCAGGGTGGGTGCACCGTCGGCGCGACCACGGGGGCATTATCTTCCTTGACCTGCGCGACCGCAGCGGCATCGTCCAAGTGGTGTTCAACCCTGCCGACGCCCCTGACGCCTACCGCACCGCCGATAGCGTCCGCAACGAGTGGGTGGTGCAAGTGGTGGGCACAGTGGAGCGCCGTCCCTTCGGCACCGAAAACCCCGCCATCCCCACTGGGCAGGTGGAGGTGCGGGCCACGGCTTGCCGCGTGCTCAACCCTTCCCGGCCTCCACCCTTCTACATTAATGAGGACACCGAGGTAGATGAGACCCTGCGCCTTCGTTATCGATACCTTTACCTGCGCCGTCAGCGCCTTCAGCGCAACCTGGAACTGCGCCATCGGGTGGTCAAGTTCATCCGCGACTGGCTGACCGCCCGGGGCTTTTGGGAAATTGAAACCCCCATCCTCACCAAAAGCACCCCCGAAGGGGCACGGGACTACCTGGTGCCTAGTCGCCTCTATCCCGGCCACTTCTATGCCCTGCCCCAATCGCCTCAGCAACTGAAGCAACTCCTGATGGTGGCGGGCATAGAGCGCTACTTCCAAATCGCCCGCTGTTTCCGCGACGAAGACCTACGGGCGGATCGCCAGCCCGAGTTCACCCAACTGGACCTAGAAATGAGTTTCGTGGACGAAGATGACATCCTCAACCTTATGGAGGAGCTGTTCACCGATCTGGTAGAGCAGGTCACGCCCCATAAACGCCTACGCAAGCCCTTCCCACGCCTCACCTATGCTGAGGCCATGGCCACCTACGGTTCCGATAAGCCCGACTTGCGCTATGGTCTGAAACTGGCCGACCTTACTCCCATCGCCGCCCAAAGCCAGTTCGAGGTGTTTCGCAAAGTTATTCAGCGGGGTGGGGTAGTGAAGGGGTTCGCCGCACCCGGCTGTGCCGACTACTCCCGCCGTCAGTTGGAGGAGCTGACAGACCTGGCCAAAAGCAAGGGAGCCCAAGGACTGGTCACCTTTGCTTTGGGGCAGCGGGGGACAAGCCTGGACGCGTTGTCGGAAGAGCAGGTGCGTTCGGCTGTGGCCCGCTACTTCACCTTAGATCAGATCAAAACTATGGCGCGTCAAGCCGGTGCCCAGCCCGGAGACCTGCTCCTCGTGGTGGCTGGCGAGGTGGCTACCACCCACGCTGTGCTCTCCGCCCTCCGCCAGGAGATGGCCACGCGCCTGGGTTTGGCAGACCCCGATACCATCGTTTTCGCCTTCATTACCCAGTTCCCCCTCTTTGAGTGGAACGCGGAGGAGAGCCGGTGGGAATCGGCCCACCACCCCTTCACCGCTCCGCGAGAGGAAGACCTTCCGTTCTTGGAGACCGACCCCGGCCGTGTGCGCTCCAAAGCCTACGACATTGTATGTAACGGCTACGAGATAGCCTCGGGGAGCATCCGCATCCACGACAGGCAGGTGCAGGAGCGCATCTTCCGCATTCTGGGCTACACCCCCGAGGAGGCGCAGAAGCGCTTCGGCCACCTGCTGGAGGCCTTTGAATATGGTGCTCCCCCGCACGGGGGCATCGCCCCGGGCATCGACCGCATCGTGATGATTTTGGCCAACGAGCCATCCCTGCGGGAGGTCATCGCTTTCCCCAAGACCCAAAGCGCCCAAGATCTGCTGCTCGGCGCACCTGCCGAGGTTTCCGAACGGCAACTACGGGAGCTGCACCTAGCGGTGCTGCGGGAGGGGTCGACAACCCACCTTCCTCCGCGCTAG
- a CDS encoding ABC transporter permease yields the protein MLEYLSRRIALMVPTLLGVAILTFVIMRIMPGDVALLIVAGEGGYADPSQVEKVRRELGLDKPLLVQFATWLWGVLRFDFGTSLWTTRPVLYEIGVRLPLSLQIAVMATLVAAALAIPLGSLAAMRQDSWVDYGVRVFTIAGLAIPSFWLGILMLLAMVLWFHWSPPMIYTPFFENPAENLKQTIWPALAVGYRYSAIAARMMRSSLLEVLREDYIRTAWAKGLRERVIIIRHGLRNALLPVITILGYEFAFLIGGLVVTETVFNLNGVGRLVVEAVFHRDYNIIQALVLLIALGFVVVNLIVDVFYAFLDPRIRYH from the coding sequence ATGCTAGAGTATTTGTCGCGCCGCATCGCACTGATGGTGCCCACCCTTCTGGGGGTGGCCATCTTGACCTTCGTCATCATGCGCATTATGCCCGGCGATGTGGCTCTCCTCATCGTCGCCGGCGAAGGGGGCTATGCTGACCCCTCCCAGGTGGAAAAAGTCCGCCGCGAATTGGGTCTGGACAAGCCCTTGCTGGTGCAGTTCGCCACCTGGCTGTGGGGCGTTTTACGGTTTGATTTCGGCACCTCCCTGTGGACGACGCGCCCCGTGCTCTATGAAATCGGCGTCCGATTGCCCTTGAGCCTCCAGATCGCAGTTATGGCCACTTTGGTGGCGGCAGCCTTGGCCATCCCCCTGGGGTCGTTGGCTGCCATGCGCCAGGACAGTTGGGTGGACTATGGCGTGCGGGTGTTCACCATTGCCGGCTTGGCCATCCCCTCCTTTTGGCTGGGCATTCTGATGCTCCTGGCGATGGTGCTCTGGTTCCATTGGTCTCCGCCGATGATTTACACCCCCTTCTTTGAGAACCCCGCCGAAAACCTCAAGCAGACCATCTGGCCCGCTTTAGCCGTGGGCTATCGCTATTCGGCCATCGCCGCACGCATGATGCGCTCCAGCCTTTTGGAGGTGCTGCGGGAGGATTACATCCGCACCGCCTGGGCCAAGGGCCTGCGGGAGCGGGTCATCATCATCCGCCACGGTTTGCGCAACGCCCTTCTCCCTGTCATCACCATCCTGGGCTATGAGTTCGCCTTCCTCATCGGGGGCCTCGTGGTAACCGAGACGGTGTTCAACCTCAACGGCGTGGGGCGGTTGGTGGTGGAGGCGGTGTTCCATCGCGACTATAACATCATTCAAGCCCTGGTTCTGCTTATCGCCCTGGGCTTCGTGGTGGTCAACCTGATCGTGGATGTGTTCTATGCCTTTCTGGACCCGCGCATCCGCTATCATTAG